Proteins encoded together in one Apis cerana isolate GH-2021 linkage group LG4, AcerK_1.0, whole genome shotgun sequence window:
- the LOC107996124 gene encoding uncharacterized protein LOC107996124 isoform X2, whose product MYQLFKAIKYIHSGNVIHRDLKPSNVLLNAHCHCKIADFGLARSVTQIGEGDGETASDPTLTDYVATRWYRAPEILVASKRYTKGIDMWSLGCILGEMLLGKPLFPGSSTINQVERIMATLPPPTREDLISVSAGYGTNLLEKTPNAPRRSLKELLPEVSEKALSLISNLIVFNPNHRLTAVEALEHPYVADFHRRSNEPERGSSVVPLLRDDVQLSVDEYRNKLYSMMDEKHRKHKNMSKSRIRRLSEHIRKETVSSNSNPVIGQGDAIVGKNLTHSYQDLRKERGRSDAYEPSYVEVRSQLPSKKTTRHSQIFSDERVTKTRSITMEMHTQNPKNLRPPVKNVATQYTHNFVNGNLTNLTPSTTKSCLYLNQQHRPLSKSQRSIQSDQPMVCAPGKRANQAGSSNRDKLRRNNKQIRTTNRLVSETNWREEDRQRTSFGYENPKGPQTKYFARTPDSTPSYYLKCHSTVNNKNNANNSTESLYNTYHPTVKNLAIRNYLNQTIPSRVEEQTQSFPCRTRNNTDCRMILRSNPSNIEKLNNQSINYQTVNGNNRSRNGPLNRCHVVGTQSKHFIDEIGTSSEKKLTPIRDSPFLESYTQSHGVITASAYKDLRNGTIRW is encoded by the exons ATGTATCAGCTGTTTAAGGCGATCAAATACATTCATTCGGGGAACGTGATACACAGAGACCTGAAG CCATCAAACGTTCTGCTAAATGCTCATTGTCATTGTAAAATCGCTGATTTTGGACTGGCACGGTCGGTCACTCAAATAGGCGAAGGAGATGGTGAAACTGCCAGCGATCCTACGCTCACGGATTACGTGGCGACTCGCTGGTACCGGGCACCGGAAATCCTCGTTGCTTCGAAAAG GTACACGAAGGGTATCGATATGTGGTCGCTCGGATGTATTCTCGGCGAAATGCTGCTTGGAAAACCATTGTTTCCTGGTTCGTCGACGATAAATCAAGTGGAGAGAATAATGGCCACTCTTCCGCCACCTACAAGAGAAG ATCTGATTTCGGTTAGCGCCGGATACGGCACCAATTTGTTGGAAAAAACGCCGAATGCACCGAGACGCTCGTTGAAGGAATTGTTACCAGAGGTGTCGGAGAAAGCATTGAGCCTCATCAGCAATCTTATAGTATTCAATCCTAATCACAGATTAACAGCTGTAGAGGCTCTGGAACATCCTTATGTGGCCGA TTTTCACAGAAGAAGCAACGAACCGGAAAGAGGTTCGAGCGTGGTACCTCTGCTCAGGGACGATGTACAGCTCTCCGTCGACGAGTACAGAAATAAGCTTTATTCGATGATGGACGAGAAGCATCGCAAGCataagaatat GTCTAAGTCCAGAATCAGGCGATTATCGGAGCACATCAGGAAGGAAACAgttagtagtaatagtaatccAGTTATCGGTCAAGGCGACGCGATTGTTGGTAAAAATCTTACACACTCATATCAAGATTTACGTAAGGAGAGAGGTAGAAGCGACGCATACGAGCCCTCTTACGTAGAAG TACGTTCGCAACTGCCAAGCAAAAAGACGACACGGCATTCGCAAATTTTTAGTGATGAAAGAGTTACGAAGACGAGATCGATAACTATGGAGATGCACACGCAAAATCCAAAAAATCTTCGACCACCTG TTAAAAATGTGGCAACTCAGTACACGCACAACTTTGTGAACGGCAATCTGACTAATTTGACACCGAGCACGACCAAAAGCTGTTTATATCTGAATCAACAACACCGACCATTATCCAAATCTCAACGTTCGATACAATCCGATCAACCAATGGTG TGTGCTCCTGGAAAAAGAGCGAATCAAGCAGGATCTAGCAATCGGGACAAATTGCGAAGGAATAACAAACAGATCCGCACGACGAATCGACTCGTGTCCGAGACGAATTGGCGCGAGGAGGATCGGCAGAGGACTTCGTTCGGTTACGAAAATCCGAAGGGGCCGCAGACGAAGTACTTTGCGAGGACGCCTGACAGCACACCCTCTTATTACCTTAAGTGTCACAGCACCGTCAACAACAAGAATAACGCAAACAACAGCACCGAATCTTTGTACAATACTTACCATCCCACCGTGAAGAATTTAGCTATCCGAAACTATTTGAATCAGACGATACCATCGCGCGTGGAAGAGCAAACCCAGTCGTTCCCTTGCCGGACGAGAAATAACACGGATTGCCGGATGATACTTCGAAGTAACCCTAGCAATATCGAGAAGCTGAACAATCAgtctattaattatcaaacagTTAACGGGAATAATCGATCGAGGAACGGCCCGCTGAATCGGTGCCACGTCGTAGGGACACAGTCGAAACATTTTATCGATGAAATCGGTACGAGCAGCGAGAAGAAATTGACGCCTATACGGGACTCCCCTTTCTTAGAATCCTATACCCAGAGTCACGGTGTGATAACGGCGTCCGCGTACAAAGATCTACGAAACGGGACTATAAGATGGTAA
- the LOC107996124 gene encoding mitogen-activated protein kinase 15 isoform X1, with translation MSSKNTNEKVLEIDAHVSKHYDIVRRLGKGAYGIVWKAIDKKNKDTVAVKKIFDAFRNQTDAQRTFREIMFLLSFANHDNIIRLIGLHKANNDRDIYLVFEYMETDLHNVIKKGKILKDLHKVFIMYQLFKAIKYIHSGNVIHRDLKPSNVLLNAHCHCKIADFGLARSVTQIGEGDGETASDPTLTDYVATRWYRAPEILVASKRYTKGIDMWSLGCILGEMLLGKPLFPGSSTINQVERIMATLPPPTREDLISVSAGYGTNLLEKTPNAPRRSLKELLPEVSEKALSLISNLIVFNPNHRLTAVEALEHPYVADFHRRSNEPERGSSVVPLLRDDVQLSVDEYRNKLYSMMDEKHRKHKNMSKSRIRRLSEHIRKETVSSNSNPVIGQGDAIVGKNLTHSYQDLRKERGRSDAYEPSYVEVRSQLPSKKTTRHSQIFSDERVTKTRSITMEMHTQNPKNLRPPVKNVATQYTHNFVNGNLTNLTPSTTKSCLYLNQQHRPLSKSQRSIQSDQPMVCAPGKRANQAGSSNRDKLRRNNKQIRTTNRLVSETNWREEDRQRTSFGYENPKGPQTKYFARTPDSTPSYYLKCHSTVNNKNNANNSTESLYNTYHPTVKNLAIRNYLNQTIPSRVEEQTQSFPCRTRNNTDCRMILRSNPSNIEKLNNQSINYQTVNGNNRSRNGPLNRCHVVGTQSKHFIDEIGTSSEKKLTPIRDSPFLESYTQSHGVITASAYKDLRNGTIRW, from the exons ATGTCGTCAAAAAATACCAACGAAAAGGTTTTGGAGATCGATGCACACGTCAGCAAACATTATGACATCGTTCGACGTCTTGGCAAAGgg GCTTACGGTATCGTATGGAAGGCGATAGACAAGAAAAACAAGGACACGGTAGCGGTGAAGAAGATCTTCGACGCCTTCAGAAACCAGACGGACGCACAGCGCACATTCCGTGAGATAATGTTCTTACTGTCGTTCGCCAATCACGACAACATCATACGATTGATCGGTCTTCACAAGGCGAACAACGACCGGGACATTTATCTCGTGTTCGAGTACATGG AAACCGATCTCCACAACGTGATTAAAAAGGGCAAGATCCTGAAGGACCTCCACAAGGTGTTCATCATGTATCAGCTGTTTAAGGCGATCAAATACATTCATTCGGGGAACGTGATACACAGAGACCTGAAG CCATCAAACGTTCTGCTAAATGCTCATTGTCATTGTAAAATCGCTGATTTTGGACTGGCACGGTCGGTCACTCAAATAGGCGAAGGAGATGGTGAAACTGCCAGCGATCCTACGCTCACGGATTACGTGGCGACTCGCTGGTACCGGGCACCGGAAATCCTCGTTGCTTCGAAAAG GTACACGAAGGGTATCGATATGTGGTCGCTCGGATGTATTCTCGGCGAAATGCTGCTTGGAAAACCATTGTTTCCTGGTTCGTCGACGATAAATCAAGTGGAGAGAATAATGGCCACTCTTCCGCCACCTACAAGAGAAG ATCTGATTTCGGTTAGCGCCGGATACGGCACCAATTTGTTGGAAAAAACGCCGAATGCACCGAGACGCTCGTTGAAGGAATTGTTACCAGAGGTGTCGGAGAAAGCATTGAGCCTCATCAGCAATCTTATAGTATTCAATCCTAATCACAGATTAACAGCTGTAGAGGCTCTGGAACATCCTTATGTGGCCGA TTTTCACAGAAGAAGCAACGAACCGGAAAGAGGTTCGAGCGTGGTACCTCTGCTCAGGGACGATGTACAGCTCTCCGTCGACGAGTACAGAAATAAGCTTTATTCGATGATGGACGAGAAGCATCGCAAGCataagaatat GTCTAAGTCCAGAATCAGGCGATTATCGGAGCACATCAGGAAGGAAACAgttagtagtaatagtaatccAGTTATCGGTCAAGGCGACGCGATTGTTGGTAAAAATCTTACACACTCATATCAAGATTTACGTAAGGAGAGAGGTAGAAGCGACGCATACGAGCCCTCTTACGTAGAAG TACGTTCGCAACTGCCAAGCAAAAAGACGACACGGCATTCGCAAATTTTTAGTGATGAAAGAGTTACGAAGACGAGATCGATAACTATGGAGATGCACACGCAAAATCCAAAAAATCTTCGACCACCTG TTAAAAATGTGGCAACTCAGTACACGCACAACTTTGTGAACGGCAATCTGACTAATTTGACACCGAGCACGACCAAAAGCTGTTTATATCTGAATCAACAACACCGACCATTATCCAAATCTCAACGTTCGATACAATCCGATCAACCAATGGTG TGTGCTCCTGGAAAAAGAGCGAATCAAGCAGGATCTAGCAATCGGGACAAATTGCGAAGGAATAACAAACAGATCCGCACGACGAATCGACTCGTGTCCGAGACGAATTGGCGCGAGGAGGATCGGCAGAGGACTTCGTTCGGTTACGAAAATCCGAAGGGGCCGCAGACGAAGTACTTTGCGAGGACGCCTGACAGCACACCCTCTTATTACCTTAAGTGTCACAGCACCGTCAACAACAAGAATAACGCAAACAACAGCACCGAATCTTTGTACAATACTTACCATCCCACCGTGAAGAATTTAGCTATCCGAAACTATTTGAATCAGACGATACCATCGCGCGTGGAAGAGCAAACCCAGTCGTTCCCTTGCCGGACGAGAAATAACACGGATTGCCGGATGATACTTCGAAGTAACCCTAGCAATATCGAGAAGCTGAACAATCAgtctattaattatcaaacagTTAACGGGAATAATCGATCGAGGAACGGCCCGCTGAATCGGTGCCACGTCGTAGGGACACAGTCGAAACATTTTATCGATGAAATCGGTACGAGCAGCGAGAAGAAATTGACGCCTATACGGGACTCCCCTTTCTTAGAATCCTATACCCAGAGTCACGGTGTGATAACGGCGTCCGCGTACAAAGATCTACGAAACGGGACTATAAGATGGTAA
- the LOC107996124 gene encoding extracellular signal-regulated kinase 2 isoform X4 gives MSSKNTNEKVLEIDAHVSKHYDIVRRLGKGAYGIVWKAIDKKNKDTVAVKKIFDAFRNQTDAQRTFREIMFLLSFANHDNIIRLIGLHKANNDRDIYLVFEYMETDLHNVIKKGKILKDLHKVFIMYQLFKAIKYIHSGNVIHRDLKPSNVLLNAHCHCKIADFGLARSVTQIGEGDGETASDPTLTDYVATRWYRAPEILVASKRYTKGIDMWSLGCILGEMLLGKPLFPGSSTINQVERIMATLPPPTREDLISVSAGYGTNLLEKTPNAPRRSLKELLPEVSEKALSLISNLIVFNPNHRLTAVEALEHPYVADFHRRSNEPERGSSVVPLLRDDVQLSVDEYRNKLYSMMDEKHRKHKNMSKSRIRRLSEHIRKETVSSNSNPVIGQGDAIVGKNLTHSYQDLRKERGRSDAYEPSYVEVRSQLPSKKTTRHSQIFSDERVTKTRSITMEMHTQNPKNLRPPVCSWKKSESSRI, from the exons ATGTCGTCAAAAAATACCAACGAAAAGGTTTTGGAGATCGATGCACACGTCAGCAAACATTATGACATCGTTCGACGTCTTGGCAAAGgg GCTTACGGTATCGTATGGAAGGCGATAGACAAGAAAAACAAGGACACGGTAGCGGTGAAGAAGATCTTCGACGCCTTCAGAAACCAGACGGACGCACAGCGCACATTCCGTGAGATAATGTTCTTACTGTCGTTCGCCAATCACGACAACATCATACGATTGATCGGTCTTCACAAGGCGAACAACGACCGGGACATTTATCTCGTGTTCGAGTACATGG AAACCGATCTCCACAACGTGATTAAAAAGGGCAAGATCCTGAAGGACCTCCACAAGGTGTTCATCATGTATCAGCTGTTTAAGGCGATCAAATACATTCATTCGGGGAACGTGATACACAGAGACCTGAAG CCATCAAACGTTCTGCTAAATGCTCATTGTCATTGTAAAATCGCTGATTTTGGACTGGCACGGTCGGTCACTCAAATAGGCGAAGGAGATGGTGAAACTGCCAGCGATCCTACGCTCACGGATTACGTGGCGACTCGCTGGTACCGGGCACCGGAAATCCTCGTTGCTTCGAAAAG GTACACGAAGGGTATCGATATGTGGTCGCTCGGATGTATTCTCGGCGAAATGCTGCTTGGAAAACCATTGTTTCCTGGTTCGTCGACGATAAATCAAGTGGAGAGAATAATGGCCACTCTTCCGCCACCTACAAGAGAAG ATCTGATTTCGGTTAGCGCCGGATACGGCACCAATTTGTTGGAAAAAACGCCGAATGCACCGAGACGCTCGTTGAAGGAATTGTTACCAGAGGTGTCGGAGAAAGCATTGAGCCTCATCAGCAATCTTATAGTATTCAATCCTAATCACAGATTAACAGCTGTAGAGGCTCTGGAACATCCTTATGTGGCCGA TTTTCACAGAAGAAGCAACGAACCGGAAAGAGGTTCGAGCGTGGTACCTCTGCTCAGGGACGATGTACAGCTCTCCGTCGACGAGTACAGAAATAAGCTTTATTCGATGATGGACGAGAAGCATCGCAAGCataagaatat GTCTAAGTCCAGAATCAGGCGATTATCGGAGCACATCAGGAAGGAAACAgttagtagtaatagtaatccAGTTATCGGTCAAGGCGACGCGATTGTTGGTAAAAATCTTACACACTCATATCAAGATTTACGTAAGGAGAGAGGTAGAAGCGACGCATACGAGCCCTCTTACGTAGAAG TACGTTCGCAACTGCCAAGCAAAAAGACGACACGGCATTCGCAAATTTTTAGTGATGAAAGAGTTACGAAGACGAGATCGATAACTATGGAGATGCACACGCAAAATCCAAAAAATCTTCGACCACCTG TGTGCTCCTGGAAAAAGAGCGAATCAAGCAGGATCTAG
- the LOC107996124 gene encoding extracellular signal-regulated kinase 2 isoform X3, translating to MSSKNTNEKVLEIDAHVSKHYDIVRRLGKGAYGIVWKAIDKKNKDTVAVKKIFDAFRNQTDAQRTFREIMFLLSFANHDNIIRLIGLHKANNDRDIYLVFEYMETDLHNVIKKGKILKDLHKVFIMYQLFKAIKYIHSGNVIHRDLKPSNVLLNAHCHCKIADFGLARSVTQIGEGDGETASDPTLTDYVATRWYRAPEILVASKRYTKGIDMWSLGCILGEMLLGKPLFPGSSTINQVERIMATLPPPTREDLISVSAGYGTNLLEKTPNAPRRSLKELLPEVSEKALSLISNLIVFNPNHRLTAVEALEHPYVADFHRRSNEPERGSSVVPLLRDDVQLSVDEYRNKLYSMMDEKHRKHKNMSKSRIRRLSEHIRKETVSSNSNPVIGQGDAIVGKNLTHSYQDLRKERGRSDAYEPSYVEVRSQLPSKKTTRHSQIFSDERVTKTRSITMEMHTQNPKNLRPPVKNVATQYTHNFVNGNLTNLTPSTTKSCLYLNQQHRPLSKSQRSIQSDQPMVATCRVGFI from the exons ATGTCGTCAAAAAATACCAACGAAAAGGTTTTGGAGATCGATGCACACGTCAGCAAACATTATGACATCGTTCGACGTCTTGGCAAAGgg GCTTACGGTATCGTATGGAAGGCGATAGACAAGAAAAACAAGGACACGGTAGCGGTGAAGAAGATCTTCGACGCCTTCAGAAACCAGACGGACGCACAGCGCACATTCCGTGAGATAATGTTCTTACTGTCGTTCGCCAATCACGACAACATCATACGATTGATCGGTCTTCACAAGGCGAACAACGACCGGGACATTTATCTCGTGTTCGAGTACATGG AAACCGATCTCCACAACGTGATTAAAAAGGGCAAGATCCTGAAGGACCTCCACAAGGTGTTCATCATGTATCAGCTGTTTAAGGCGATCAAATACATTCATTCGGGGAACGTGATACACAGAGACCTGAAG CCATCAAACGTTCTGCTAAATGCTCATTGTCATTGTAAAATCGCTGATTTTGGACTGGCACGGTCGGTCACTCAAATAGGCGAAGGAGATGGTGAAACTGCCAGCGATCCTACGCTCACGGATTACGTGGCGACTCGCTGGTACCGGGCACCGGAAATCCTCGTTGCTTCGAAAAG GTACACGAAGGGTATCGATATGTGGTCGCTCGGATGTATTCTCGGCGAAATGCTGCTTGGAAAACCATTGTTTCCTGGTTCGTCGACGATAAATCAAGTGGAGAGAATAATGGCCACTCTTCCGCCACCTACAAGAGAAG ATCTGATTTCGGTTAGCGCCGGATACGGCACCAATTTGTTGGAAAAAACGCCGAATGCACCGAGACGCTCGTTGAAGGAATTGTTACCAGAGGTGTCGGAGAAAGCATTGAGCCTCATCAGCAATCTTATAGTATTCAATCCTAATCACAGATTAACAGCTGTAGAGGCTCTGGAACATCCTTATGTGGCCGA TTTTCACAGAAGAAGCAACGAACCGGAAAGAGGTTCGAGCGTGGTACCTCTGCTCAGGGACGATGTACAGCTCTCCGTCGACGAGTACAGAAATAAGCTTTATTCGATGATGGACGAGAAGCATCGCAAGCataagaatat GTCTAAGTCCAGAATCAGGCGATTATCGGAGCACATCAGGAAGGAAACAgttagtagtaatagtaatccAGTTATCGGTCAAGGCGACGCGATTGTTGGTAAAAATCTTACACACTCATATCAAGATTTACGTAAGGAGAGAGGTAGAAGCGACGCATACGAGCCCTCTTACGTAGAAG TACGTTCGCAACTGCCAAGCAAAAAGACGACACGGCATTCGCAAATTTTTAGTGATGAAAGAGTTACGAAGACGAGATCGATAACTATGGAGATGCACACGCAAAATCCAAAAAATCTTCGACCACCTG TTAAAAATGTGGCAACTCAGTACACGCACAACTTTGTGAACGGCAATCTGACTAATTTGACACCGAGCACGACCAAAAGCTGTTTATATCTGAATCAACAACACCGACCATTATCCAAATCTCAACGTTCGATACAATCCGATCAACCAATGGTG GCTACGTGTCGCGTGGGATTCATTTAG
- the LOC107996123 gene encoding death-associated protein 1, translated as MSSPEECKLKGGHPPAVKAGGMRITQHKTPKEDREIKPLKDVDESKPSSSPPKTLMISGVPAKGNADFPPEAVQVFHEKPVPTHDARPAHCTRPIIIHQPRK; from the exons atgTCAAGTCCAGAAGAGTGCAAACTTAAGGGTGGACATCCTCCTGCAG taAAAGCAGGCGGAATGAGAATCACCCAACACAAAACACCGAAAGAAGATCGGGAAATAAAACCACTTAAGGATGTGGATGAAAGTAAACCATCGAGTAG tCCACCTAAAACTCTGATGATTAGTGGAGTTCCTGCAAAAGGAAATGCAGACTTTCCTCCAGAAGCTGTACAAGTCTTCCATGAAAAACCTGTACCAACTCATGATGCACGTCCAGCTCATTGTACACGTCCCATCATTATTCACCAGCCAAGGAAGTGA
- the LOC107996096 gene encoding proteasome subunit beta type-5: MALAEVCGLKSFVDFNNSRDEDYYLREIEGYSKNFLNNAQLAIPPYINPAEKLAHFAEAPDEAGKHLKIRFDHGTTTLGFQYQGGIILAVDSRATGGQFIGSSTMKKIVEINDYLLGTLAGGAADCVYWDRVLAKQCRTYELRNRERISIAAASKLLSNMIYNYKGMGLSIGMMLAGWDKRGPSLYYVDSEGARTPGKVFSVGSGSIYAFGTLDSGYRWDLSDEEAYELGKRSIYHATHRDAYSGGIVRVYHIKPTGWVHISDEDCKDLHYMYQEQKEKKLN, from the exons ATGGCGCTTGCTGAAGTTTGTGGTCTGAAATCATTTGTTGATTTTAATAACTCTCGCGatgaagattattatttgCGAGAAATTGAAggatatagtaaaaattttttaaataatgcacaACTAGCAATACCaccatatataaat CCAGCAGAAAAATTGGCTCACTTCGCAGAGGCACCAGATGAAGCAGGAAAACATCTAAAGATCAGATTTGATCATGGTACTACCACATTGGGTTTTCAATATCAAGGTGGAATTATACTTGCTGTTGATTCACGAGCAACGGGAGGCCAATTTAtcg GATCATCCaccatgaaaaaaattgttgaaatcaATGATTATCTCCTTGGAACATTAGCTGGCGGTGCTGCAGATTGTGTTTATTGGGATCGTGTTTTAGCAAAACAATGTCGTACGTATGAACTAAGAAATAGAGAACGTATTTCTATTGCAGCAGCCAGCaaacttttatcaaatatgatatataattacaaggGAATGGGATTAAGTATAG GTATGATGCTTGCTGGATGGGACAAGAGAGGACctagtttatattatgttgATTCAGAAGGTGCTCGTACACCAGGAAAAGTATTTAGTGTAGGATCAGGTTCAATTTATGCTTTTGGTACATTAGATTCTGGATATCGTTGGGATCTATCTGACGAAGAGGCTTATGAACTTGGTAAAAGATCAATTTATCATGCGACTCATAGAGATGCTTACTCTGGTGGTATTGTAAGAG TGTATCACATAAAGCCAACAGGATGGGTACACATTTCTGACGAAGATTGTAAAGATCTTCACTACATGTATcaagaacaaaaagaaaagaagcttaattaa